A region of the Pricia mediterranea genome:
AATTTTGATGCTAAAAGAAAATACTTTAAAATAGGATATGACTTTTAGGGCGGTCTTATGACATCCCGATTTCGCGATGCTGCCTTGCTTCGTCAAAAGCCTATTGGTCTTCCCATCCCATGGTCCGTTCCACGGCTTTTTTCCACTTCGTGTAGAGCCGCTTGCGTTTTACCCGGTCAAAAGTAGGCTTGAAAATTCGATCCATAGGACGGTTTTGATCTACGTCCTCCTGTTTCCATAATCCAATTTGAATGCCGGCCAAAAATGCCGCGCCCATTGCGGTCGATTCTATGACCTCCGGTCTGTGAACTTCGGAATCGAGAATGTCGGCTTGGAATTGCATGAGATAGTTATTGGCGCAGGCCCCACCATCGACCCGAAGGTTTTTGAGTTGAATGCCCGAATCGTTTTCCATGGCTTTCAATATATCCCTAGTCTGATAGGCGAGCGATTCGAGTGTGGCCTTGACCAAATGCGCCTTTCCGGTATCGCGGGTAAGGCCGAAGATGGCACCGCGGGCATACATATCCCAATGGGGAGCGCCCAGGCCGGCAAAAGCTGGCACTACGTACACCGGATTCTCGTCTTTTACGGAATCCGCAAGGGCCTCGGTATCCTTGGCGTTCTCGATCAGTTCCAATCCGTCCCTCAACCACTGAATCGCGGCCCCGGCGATAAAAATACTGCCTTCGAGGGCGTAATACACCTTCCCGTCAAGGCCGTAAGCGATGGTGGTCAGCAATCCGTTTTTTGAGAATTGGGGGTCGGTACCGGTGTTCATCAACATAAAGCATCCGGTGCCGTAGGTGTTTTTGGCCGTTCCCTTTTTAAAGCAGGCCTGCCCGAACAAGGCGGCCTGTTGATCCCCGGCGATTCCGGCGATCGGAATTTTAGTGCCTTCCAAATCATAATCCCCAAAATGATAGGCGGAAGGTTTTACCTCGGGCAGCATCGATTTGGGAATTCCTAGGACCTTCAACATTTTATCGTCCCATCGTAGGTTGACAATGTCATAGACCATGGTTCGCGAGGCATTGGTATAGTCCGTAACATGGTTCTTTTTCCCCGTCATGTTCCAAACGAGCCAAGTATCGATGGTGCCCATCAATAGCTCGCCGTTTTCGGCTTTTTTCCTGGCACCATCAACATTATCCAGAATCCACTTGACCTTGGTCCCCGCAAAATAAGAGTCGATGACCAGCCCGGTTGTTGTTTGAACATGTTCCGTCAATCCACTATTCTTGAGATGTTCGCAGATATCGGCGGTGCGTATATCCTGCCAAACGATCGCATTATAGATCGGCTCCCCGGTTTGTTTGTCCCAGACTACGGTCGTCTCCCGCTGGTTGGTGATTCCGATGGCCTTGATGTCCTCCGGGTTTATATTCTCCTTTTTGATCAGCTCGTCGAATACGCCCAATTGGGACTCCAATATTTCCATCGGGTCGTGCTCTACCCATCCCGATTTCGGAAATAGCTGTTTGAACTCCTTTTGCACCATGCCCTTGATTTTTCCGTTTTCGTCGACCAAAAGGGCGCGGGAGCTGGTGGTTCCTTGGTCTAGGGAGATGATATAGTTCATTTTGAAATGGGATTTTAGATGAGATTTGTTTTATTGAGAGTTAAGAGTCAAGCTCACTTTCCGGCCCGTTGGCTTGGATCGTGGACAATGAATCAAGACTCAAGGCGTGCTAGAATCAACAGCATTGTTTAAAAAGCATGTCTTTGGGCCCTCTGATCGTACTGAACGGTCGTTAAATATAGGGTTTAATTCCCCGCATTCAAACTACTCTACGGTAATCATGATTGAAATCTCGTGACCTAGGGCGTCGACGGCGGTAACCTTATGCTCTCCTTGGGATGGAATTACCCCAATTTCATGAAAATTCCGGGTCTTTTGCAAATAAATCTTGTCGAGATACCAATAGACCTCCGTGTCGGGACGGTTATGGGCTAGTTTGAGCACCAATTCATTAATCTTGCCCTCAAAATTCCTGGGCAGGGATATACGGCTTCCATTTTGGGGATAGATGAACTCCATCACCGGCCTACCCGTGCTTCGGCAATCTTCACGAACAGGGGGAAGGGTTTTATAGGTAGGATGCACGCGTTTGTAATAATACTCCATCAAGGGCGGCAGTGTAAACCAAGATTGGGATACGGTCTCGGACAAATCGGCACAGAATGAGTTGACCCGGAATTGTCTGTTGGCATCCAACTGAACCCTATGATGGTACGGACAGGATTTCACGTAATTCTTTTTGTTCGGGATGGAAATGGTCTTAGGGGGACAGGCATCCGTCATCAGATAACCGCTTCCGGAACAGACTGTGATATCGACAAACGCGTCCAAGGGTTTTTGAAACCATCGAGACCTTGGAAGCAAACCAAAAACATCGAAAAGGATGGGGGCCGCACTGGCCACCCCAGTCATATTGGGCCGGCCCTCGCCATCGGCGTTGCCGACCCAAATACCGACTACATAGTCGGTCGTAACCCCGATGGCCCAAGCGTCCTTATTGCCGAAACTGGTACCGGTCTTCCAGGCAATAGGCCTGCTGCTATCGAAGAACCGCCACGATTCGTCGGCCTGAGGTCGATTTACCTCTTTCATGGCCTCGAAGGTCAGATAAATACTGCCGGCATCGAAAAGGGTTTTTTCGATGGATTTTTCCCCGAATTCGACCCTTTGGTCGGTTTGCAGCACGGGATCGGCAAACTCTTTTTCGAAATATTCGCTTGATGTGCGGTTAAAGTGGTTCACGGTGGATGCCAGGTTCGCGTAAGTTTTGCACAGGTCCCAAAGATTGCTTTCGGCGCCCCCAAGGATCAGTGTCAGGCCGTAATGGTCGGCGGGTCTATCGAGTCCCCGTAACCCGAAGGCGTCCAACTGATCGCGGAACTTTTCGAGGCCATATTTCTGCAGCAAACGCACAGCGGGAATGTTGAGCGAACGCGCCAGGG
Encoded here:
- the glpK gene encoding glycerol kinase GlpK — its product is MNYIISLDQGTTSSRALLVDENGKIKGMVQKEFKQLFPKSGWVEHDPMEILESQLGVFDELIKKENINPEDIKAIGITNQRETTVVWDKQTGEPIYNAIVWQDIRTADICEHLKNSGLTEHVQTTTGLVIDSYFAGTKVKWILDNVDGARKKAENGELLMGTIDTWLVWNMTGKKNHVTDYTNASRTMVYDIVNLRWDDKMLKVLGIPKSMLPEVKPSAYHFGDYDLEGTKIPIAGIAGDQQAALFGQACFKKGTAKNTYGTGCFMLMNTGTDPQFSKNGLLTTIAYGLDGKVYYALEGSIFIAGAAIQWLRDGLELIENAKDTEALADSVKDENPVYVVPAFAGLGAPHWDMYARGAIFGLTRDTGKAHLVKATLESLAYQTRDILKAMENDSGIQLKNLRVDGGACANNYLMQFQADILDSEVHRPEVIESTAMGAAFLAGIQIGLWKQEDVDQNRPMDRIFKPTFDRVKRKRLYTKWKKAVERTMGWEDQ
- the pbpC gene encoding penicillin-binding protein 1C; protein product: MPAFPKKYFFTLSIVATLLIAYYLCLPTTLFNAPTATVVESRHGSLLGAVIADDEQWRFPIVDSVPYKFKSCLLQFEDAYFYRHPGFNPVSMVKAMGANIAAGRTLRGGSTITQQVIRLSRDGKKRTYLEKAIELVLATRLELREPKEAILKLYASHAPFGGNVVGLDVAAWRYFGLRPHQLSWAQAATLAVLPNAPGLIYPGKNPSALRVKRDRLLKKLLQQNRIDIITYELALLEELPQKPHPLPKTASHLVQFMAKKHRGNRITSTVDENLQRNINGLVQKHHQNLRQNQVHNAAVLVLDVRSREVLSYVGNTQTTAEHQRDVDLIQSARSTGSTLKPLLYAALLDAGELLPDMLVPDVPTQIAGYTPENYSEEYSGAVPAKDALARSLNIPAVRLLQKYGLEKFRDQLDAFGLRGLDRPADHYGLTLILGGAESNLWDLCKTYANLASTVNHFNRTSSEYFEKEFADPVLQTDQRVEFGEKSIEKTLFDAGSIYLTFEAMKEVNRPQADESWRFFDSSRPIAWKTGTSFGNKDAWAIGVTTDYVVGIWVGNADGEGRPNMTGVASAAPILFDVFGLLPRSRWFQKPLDAFVDITVCSGSGYLMTDACPPKTISIPNKKNYVKSCPYHHRVQLDANRQFRVNSFCADLSETVSQSWFTLPPLMEYYYKRVHPTYKTLPPVREDCRSTGRPVMEFIYPQNGSRISLPRNFEGKINELVLKLAHNRPDTEVYWYLDKIYLQKTRNFHEIGVIPSQGEHKVTAVDALGHEISIMITVE